One window of the Vigna radiata var. radiata cultivar VC1973A chromosome 1, Vradiata_ver6, whole genome shotgun sequence genome contains the following:
- the LOC106774820 gene encoding probable endo-1,3(4)-beta-glucanase ARB_01444 has product MLKKLRRKVSTAFTIGPKKGSKPYKNPPPSPESPLPPPLQTTKTKTMSHTRKHSPFVFPHVDSSVVPDPSNLFSPNLLSNPLPTNSFFQNFTLKNGDQPEYIHPYLIKSSNFSLSLSYPSRFFNPSFTYQVFNPDLTISSSQKSHLSHFNHTISSHNDLSVTLDIPSSNLRFFLVRGSPFLTFSVTQPTPLSITTIHAILSFSSSDSLTKHTFHLNNGQTWILYASSPIRLSHGLSEITSDAFSGIIRIALLPDSDLKHEAVLDRFSSCYPVSGEAVFSRPFCVEYKWEKKGWGDLLMLAHPLHLQLLADGGCEDVNVLSDFKYGSIDGDLVGIVGDSWSLKTDPVSVTWHSIGGVREESRDEIVSALVNDVEGLNSSAITTNSSYFYGKLIARAARLALIAEEMCFLDVIPKVRKYLKEAIEPWLEGTFSGNGFLYDRKWGGIVTKQGSTDAGADFGFGIYNDHHYHLGYFVYGIAVLAKIDPVWGRKYKPQAYSLMADFMTLSRRSNSNYTRLRCFDLYKLHSWAGGLTEFADGRNQESTSEAVNAYYSAALMGLAYGDTHLVATGSTLTALEIHAARMWWHVRQGDNLYGEDFERQNKVVGVLWANKRDSGLWFAPPEWKECRLGIQLLPLLPISEVLFSNVDFVKDLVEWTLPALNREGVGEGWKGFVYALQGIYDYEGALQRIRSLNGYDDGNSLTNLLWWIHSRSDEEEYGHGKHCWFGHYCH; this is encoded by the coding sequence ATGTTGAAAAAACTTAGACGCAAGGTTAGCACAGCCTTCACAATTGGCCCTAAGAAAGGGTCCAAACCCTATAAAAACCCACCACCATCACCTGAATCTCCATTACCTCCTCCATTAcagacaacaaaaacaaaaacaatgtcTCATACTAGAAAACATTCTCCTTTTGTGTTTCCGCATGTTGATTCCTCTGTTGTTCCTGATCCCTCCAATTTATTCTCCCCAAACcttctctcaaatccactccCCACCAACTCTTTCTTCCAAAACTTTACCTTGAAAAATGGTGATCAACCTGAGTATATTCACCCTTACCTCATCAAATCCTCAAACTTTTCTCTCTCGCTTTCATACCCATCTCGCTTCTTTAACCCCTCCTTCACATACCAGGTCTTCAACCCTGATCTCACCATTTCTTCCTCTCAAAAATCCCACCTTTCCCATTTCAACCACACCATCTCTTCCCACAATGATCTCAGTGTCACTTTGGACATCCCTTCTTCCAATTTGAGGTTTTTCCTTGTTAGGGGCAGTCCCTTTTTGACATTCTCCGTGACTCAACCGACTCCTCTTTCCATCACCACTATCCACGCCATTCTCTCCTTTTCCTCCAGTGATTCCCTAACCAAGCACACTTTTCACCTCAACAATGGCCAGACTTGGATTTTGTATGCTTCTTCGCCGATTAGGTTGAGCCATGGGCTTTCTGAGATCACTTCTGATGCGTTTTCTGGCATAATTAGGATTGCCCTGTTGCCTGATTCTGATTTGAAGCATGAGGCTGTGCTTGATAGGTTCAGTTCCTGTTACCCTGTTAGTGGTGAGGCTGTGTTTTCCAGGCCATTTTGTGTGGAGTATAAGTGGGAGAAGAAAGGGTGGGGTGATTTGTTGATGTTGGCTCACCCTCTCCATCTTCAGCTTTTGGCTGATGGTGGTTGTGAAGATGTTAATGTTTTGAGTGATTTTAAGTATGGGAGCATTGATGGAGACCTTGTTGGGATTGTTGGTGATTCATGGAGTTTGAAAACTGATCCTGTTTCTGTGACTTGGCACTCTATCGGGGGTGTGAGAGAAGAATCCCGGGATGAGATTGTTTCGGCGCTTGTGAATGATGTTGAGGGGCTGAATTCATCCGCAATAACAACGAATTCGTCGTATTTTTATGGGAAACTGATTGCAAGGGCTGCAAGGTTGGCTTTGATAGCTGAAGAGATGTGTTTTCTTGATGTGATTCCTAAGGTTAGGAAGTATTTGAAGGAAGCCATTGAGCCGTGGCTGGAGGGGACTTTCAGTGGGAATGGATTCCTGTATGATAGGAAATGGGGTGGCATTGTTACCAAACAAGGGTCGACTGATGCTGGTGCTGATTTTGGGTTTGGAATTTACAATGATCACCATTATCATTTGGGATACTTCGTTTATGGAATTGCAGTGCTTGCAAAGATTGATCCAGTGTGGGGTAGGAAGTATAAGCCTCAAGCGTATTCTCTCATGGCAGATTTTATGACATTGAGCAGAAGATCAAACTCGAACTACACAAGACTAAGGTGTTTTGACCTTTATAAATTACACTCATGGGCTGGAGGGTTAACTGAGTTTGCAGATGGAAGGAATCAGGAGAGTACCAGTGAAGCTGTTAATGCATACTATTCTGCTGCATTGATGGGTCTGGCGTATGGTGACACACATCTTGTTGCAACTGGATCAACGCTCACAGCATTGGAGATTCATGCAGCTCGAATGTGGTGGCATGTGAGACAGGGAGATAATCTCTATGGTGAAGATTTTGAGAGGCAAAACAAGGTAGTTGGTGTTCTGTGGGCTAACAAGAGGGACAGTGGACTATGGTTTGCCCCTCCTGAGTGGAAAGAATGTCGGCTTGGGATTCAACTTTTGCCGTTACTGCCGATTTCTGAAGTGTTGTTTTCCAATGTTGATTTTGTGAAGGATCTTGTGGAGTGGACATTGCCAGCATTGAACAGGGAAGGTGTTGGAGAAGGATGGAAAGGGTTTGTTTATGCACTGCAGGGAATTTATGACTATGAAGGTGCATTGCAGAGGATAAGAAGCTTAAATGGTTATGATGATGGAAACTCATTGACTAATCTCTTGTGGTGGATTCACAGCAGAAGTGATGAAGAGGAATATGGTCATGGAAAACACTGCTGGTTTGGTCATTACTGCCATTAG
- the LOC106768903 gene encoding probable endo-1,3(4)-beta-glucanase ARB_01444 has protein sequence MFKKLGRKIEREITKPFKHKPRPRPPPSQPPPPPPLPPPPSPPPPPSPPPPHKQPNAPFLFPQALSTILPDPATFFAPNLLSSPLPTNSFFQNYVLQNGDTPEYIHPYLIKSSNSSLSLSYPSLSFNSSFIAQVFNPDITISSTESKTTPGSHSRHVISSFSDMSVTLDIPSSNLRFFLVRGSPFVTASVTCPTPLSITTMHAILSLSSNNSLTKYTLQLNNGQTWLIHTSSPISLNHTLSQITSGEFSGIIRIVILPDSDPKYEVILNRFSSCYPVSGDAAFTNPFCVKYTWEKKGWGELLMLAHPLHLQLLNDGECGVTVLHDLKFRSIDGELVGVVGDSWLLKTDPVSVTWHSTRGIKEEFHEEIFSVLSEDVEALNPLGITTTSCYFYGKIIARAARLALIAEEVAFFDAIPMIGNFLKEIIEPWLDGTFSGNGFIYDEKWGGIVTKQGSKDSGADFGFGVYNDHHYNLGYFLYGIAVLAKIDPAWGRKYKPQAYSLVADFMNLGRRPDSNYTRLRCFDLYKLHSWAGGLTEFADGRNQESTSEAVNAYYSAALMGLAYGDTELIATGSTLAALEIHSAQMWWHLGEGHKLYEEDFTKENKVVSVVWANKRDSGLWFAPAQWRECRLGIHVLPLSPITEALFSDIGYVKELVEWTVPNLNRKCVGEGWKGFIYALEGTYDKESALQKVRGLKVFDDGNSMSNLLWWIHSRGEVEEEFGQGKQCWFGHYCH, from the coding sequence ATGTTTAAGAAACTTGGAAGAAAAATCGAAAGAGAAATTACAAAACCCTTCAAACATAAACCCCGACCAAGACCACCACCATCTCAacctcctccacctccacctctaCCACCACCTCCGTCGCCTCCTCCGCCGCCATCTCCGCCGCCACCTCATAAGCAACCAAATGCTCCATTTCTCTTCCCTCAAGCTCTCTCCACAATTCTCCCTGACCCTGCAACTTTCTTTGCTCCAAACCTTCTTTCTTCTCCACTCCCTACAAACTCTTTCTTCCAAAACTATGTTCTTCAAAATGGAGACACACCTGAATACATTCACCCTTACCTCATCAAATCCTCAAACtcctccctctccctctcctaCCCTTCTCTCAGCTTCAACTCTTCTTTCATAGCACAGGTTTTCAACCCTGACATCACCATCTCTTCCACTGAAAGCAAAACCACCCCAGGCTCTCACTCAAGGCACGTGATCTCTTCCTTCAGTGATATGAGTGTCACTTTGGACATTCCCTCTTCAAACCTCAGGTTCTTTCTTGTCAGGGGAAGCCCTTTTGTGACAGCATCAGTGACATGTCCCACACCGCTTTCCATCACCACCATGCATGCCATTCTTTCCCTCTCATCCAATAACTCCCTCACCAAATACACCTTGCAGCTCAACAATGGCCAAACATGGCTCATTCACACTTCCTCGCCGATCAGTTTAAACCATACCCTTTCTCAGATTACTTCTGGTGAGTTTTCCGGAATAATTAGGATAGTAATCTTGCCTGATTCTGACCCTAAGTACGAGGTAATCCTTAATAGGTTTAGCTCTTGTTATCCTGTCTCTGGGGATGCAGCATTCACAAATCCGTTCTGTGTAAAGTATACATGGGAAAAGAAAGGGTGGGGGGAGTTGTTAATGCTAGCTCACCCTCTTCATCTTCAGCTTTTGAATGATGGTGAATGTGGTGTTACAGTTCTGCATGATTTGAAATTCAGAAGTATTGATGGAGAGCttgttggtgttgttggagACTCCTGGTTGCTGAAAACCGATCCGGTTTCAGTTACTTGGCATTCCACTAGAGGTATAAAAGAGGAATTCCATGAAGAGATTTTTTCAGTGCTTTCTGAAGATGTGGAAGCTTTGAATCCCTTGGGAATAACAACAACATCATGCTACTTTTATGGGAAGATTATAGCAAGGGCAGCAAGGTTGGCATTGATAGCTGAAGAGGTGGCTTTTTTCGATGCGATACCTATGATTGGGAATTTCTTGAAGGAGATCATTGAGCCATGGTTAGATGGAACTTTCAGTGGAAACGGTTTTATCTATGATGAGAAATGGGGAGGGATTGTTACTAAACAAGGGTCTAAAGATTCAGGAGCAGATTTTGGGTTTGGTGTTTATAATGATCATCATTACAATTTGGGGTACTTTCTTTATGGAATTGCGGTGCTTGCAAAGATTGATCCAGCTTGGGGAAGGAAGTACAAGCCTCAAGCCTATTCACTTGTGGCAGATTTCATGAACTTGGGAAGAAGACCAGACTCTAATTACACGCGTTTGAGGTGCTTTGATCTGTATAAACTGCACTCTTGGGCAGGAGGGTTAACTGAATTTGCAGATGGGAGAAATCAGGAGAGTACTAGTGAAGCTGTGAATGCATATTATTCTGCAGCACTGATGGGTCTAGCATATGGTGACACTGAACTTATAGCCACTGGATCAACACTTGCAGCATTGGAAATTCATTCAGCTCAAATGTGGTGGCATTTGGGAGAGGGACATAAACTGTATGAGGAAGATTTTACCAAAGAGAACAAGGTGGTAAGTGTTGTGTGGGCTAACAAGAGAGATAGTGGACTATGGTTTGCTCCTGCTCAATGGAGAGAGTGCAGGCTTGGTATTCATGTTTTACCACTCTCTCCTATTACTGAGGCCTTGTTCTCAGATATTGGTTATGTGAAGGAACTTGTGGAGTGGACAGTGCCCAATTTGAACAGAAAGTGTGTTGGAGAAGGGTGGAAGGGGTTTATCTATGCCTTGGAAGGAACTTATGATAAAGAAAGTGCACTACAAAAAGTAAGAGGcttgaaagtgtttgatgatGGGAACTCAATGTCTAATCTTTTGTGGTGGATTCATAGCAGGGGTGAGGTGGAGGAGGAATTTGGTCAAGGAAAACAATGCTGGTTTGGCCATTACTGCCACTGA